The region ACGAAATGGCCCACATGTGGTTCGGCGACCTCGTCACCCTGCGCTGGTGGGACGACATCTGGCTGAACGAGTCCTTCGCCGAGTACATGGGCTACCAGACCCTCACCGAAGCCACCCGCTTCACCGACACCTGGACCGACTTCGGCGTCACCCGCAAACCCTGGGGCTACGACGCCGACCAGCGCCCCTCCACCCACCCCGTCGCCCCCGACCCGGACGCCGTCCCCGACACCGCGTCCGCCATGCTCAACTTCGACGGCATCTCCTACGCCAAGGGCGCCTCCGCCCTGCGCCAACTCGTCACCTGGCTCGGCGAGAAGGACTTCCTGGCCGGCATCAACACCCACTTCGCCCGCCACAAGTTCGCCAACGCCACCCTCGCCGACTTCATCGACAACCTCGCCTCCGCCACCGAACGCGACGTCCACGCCTGGGCCGACTCCTGGCTGCGCACCACCGGCGTCGACACCCTCACCCCCACCCTCACCGCCGGACCCGACGGCACCCACACCCTCACCGTCGAACACCACGGCAGCCGCCCGCACCGCATCGCCGTCGGCCTCTACGACAACGACCTCGGCGGCGAAGGCCGCCTCACCCTGCGCGACCGCCTCGAAGCCGACGTCCCGGGCACCGAGCCGACCGTGATCGGCAAGCGCCCCGCCCTGCTCCTCCTCAACGACGGCGACCTCTCGTACGCCAAGGTCCGCTTCGACCCCGAGTCCTTCCAGGCCGTGCGCACCGCCCTCGCCGGACTGCCCGAACCCCTCACCCGCGCGGTCGTCTGGAACGCCCTGCGCGACGCCGTCCGCGACGGCGAACTGCCCGCCATGGCCTACATCGACGCCGCCCGCGCCCACCTCCCGCACGAGAGTGACCTCGCCCTGGTCCAGGGCGTCCTGTCGTTCGCCGCCGCCCAGGTCGCGGACCGCTACCTCCCCGCCGAGGACCGCCCGACCGCCCTCGCCACCCTCACCGACCTCTGCCGCGACCTCATCCGCCGCACCGAGGACGGCTCCCACCCCGGGCTGCGCCTCACCGCCGTACGCCACTACATCGACGTCGCCGCCCACCCCGACACCATCAGCGCCTGGTTCTCCGAAGGCACCGTCCCCGGCGGACCCGAACTCGACCCCGAACTGCGCTGGCGCATCCTCGGCAGGCTCGCCGTCCTCGGCGCCATCGACGACGCCGTCATCGAGGCCGAACTCGTCCAGGACCCCAGCGCCACCGGCCAGGAAGGCGCCGCCCGCTGCCGTGCCGCGCTGCCCGACCCCGAGGCCAAGCGCCGCGCCTGGGAGGAGATGTTCATCTCCGACCACCTCTCCAACTACCTCTTCACCGCCACCGCCCAGGGCTTCTGGCAGCCCGAACAGACCCAGCTCGTCCGGGAGTATGTCGAGCGCTACTGGACCGACGCCGTCGCCGTCGCCGCGCGTCGCGGCCCCGCCATCGCCGACGCCGCCGGGCGCTACGCGTTCCCCGTCCACGCCGTCACCCCCGAAACCCTCGCCCTCGGCGAGGCGTGCCTTCGCGACGCCGACCTCATCCCCGCCCTCCGCCGCAAACTCGTCGACCAACTCGACGATCTGGCACGGGCGTTGAGGGTACGCACCGCGTAACCACGACCATTGGCCGCGGACGCGCGGTCGCTGATCGCGCACCTCGGGCGGGGCTTCGCCCCGATTCCCCGCCCGCCCCCCGGTTGCTCGCCTGCGGGCTCGGTGGGGGCGGGCCGCGCAGTTCCCCGCGCCCCTGAGGCGGGGGCTTCGCCCCGCGTTCCCGGCCCGCCCGGATTCGTTCGGCTACGGGCTCGGTGGGGGCTGGTCGCGCAGTTCCCCGCGCCCCTAAAGGCCGCGGGGGCGTCCGGTGTTCCAGGGCGAGGCCGGGGGCCGATGCCCCACCCGCCCCGGCCCGCGTCTTCAGCCCGTCCGGCGTTTGAGGACGAGGCCGTTCAGGCCGACAGGGGGGTCTGGGGGCGCAGCCCCTGAGGACGATGGGGGTCCCCCTGCTCGAGCGAAGCCGAGAGCTTGGGGGAGGGTAGGGGCGCCGGGGGCGAGGGAAGGCGGGTCCGGTTCCGGCGTGGCGTCTAGCAGCTTCACCCCCCACCCACATTTCCTCCGCCCACCAGTACCCCCATTCGGGTCGGATCGTTGACCTTTCAGGGCGCGCAGGCCCATCCCCGTACAGGCTGGTATTCCCCCTGCCGCGCGCCCACCGGAGGACACCTCATGAGCACGCCGCCCCTCGCCTCAGGCCCCGAAGGTCCCGGCGCGCTGCGGCCGCTGCTCGACACCGTCCTCGACGCACTGCGCGAGGGCGGCGAGGCCCGCGGGGGACCGCTGCCCGCCGGCGGACCCGAGAGCGTGGCCCGGCGCGTACGGGACGCGGTCGGCGACGTACTGCCCGAGCAGGGCACCGAAGACGCCCTACGCGTCCTCGTACGGGCTCTCGCCGAGGGCGCAGCCGACCCCGCCGACCCCCTGTGCGCCGCCCACCTGCACTGCCCACCCCTCGCCGTCGCCACCGCCGCCGACCTCGCCGCCTCCACCCTCAACCCCTCCATGGACTCCTGGGACCAGGCCCCGGCCGCCTCGGAACTGGAGGCACTCGTCACCCGGGCCCTGGCCCAGGAGATCGGCGCCGACGACGCCCTGGTCACCACCGGCGGCACCGAGTCCAACCAACTCGCCCTCCTGCTCGCCCGGGAGGCACACGCCGGCGTGCGGCTCATCCACGGCGCCAACGCCCACCACTCCCTGCCCCGCGCCGCCTGGCTCCTCGGCCTGCCCGACCCCGTCGTCGTCCCCGCCCCCGCCGGCACCATGGACCTCGCCGCCCTCGACGAAGCCCTCACCGAACTCCAAGGCCTCCGCGGCTCCCTCCTCGTAGCCGCCACCGCCGGCACCACCGACGCCGGACTCATCGACCCCCTGCCCGACATCGCCGACCTCTGCGAAGCCCACGGCACCCGCCTCCACATCGACGCCGCCTACGGCGGAGGCCTCCTCTTCAGCGACCACCACCGCGGCAAACTCGACGGACTCGACCGCGCCCACACCGTCACCCTCGACCTGCACAAACTCGGCTGGCAGCCCGTCGCCGCAGGCCTCCTCGTCGTCAAGGACCCCCACGACCTCGACGCCCTGAGCCACCGCGCCGACTACCTCAACGCCGACGACGACACCGAAGCGGGCCTCCCCGACCTCCTCGGCCGCTCCCTGCGCACCACCCGACGCCCCGACATCCTCAAAGTCGCCGTCACCCTCAAAACCCTGGGGCGAGCGGGACTCGGCGCGCTCGTCGACCAGGTCTGCGCCCGCGCCGTCGAGCTGGCGGACCTCGTCGAAGCACACCCCGGCTTCGAGCTCTACGACCCGCCCACCCTCAGCACCGTCCTGTTCCGCCCCGCCGAGGCCTCCGACGAAGCCGTCGCCGCCGTACGCCGCACCCTGCTCCACGAAGGACGCGCCGTCCTCGGCCGAGCCCTGCTCGACGACCGGCTCTGGCTCAAAGCCACCCTCCTCAATCCCCACACCCGGCCGGGCGACCTGGCCGCGCTCCTGAAACTGGTGGAAGGACACACACCCCGATGAGCCCGACGCCCCTCCCCCCACGCCACGAGCCCGACGCGCCCCGCGACCTCGTGGGCATCGGCATCGGCCCGTTCAACCTCTCCCTCGCCGCCCTCGCCCACCCCCTCTCCGAACTCGACAGCGTCTTCTACGAACAGCGCCCCGGCTTCGACTGGCACCCGGGCCTGCTCATCGACGGCGCCACCCTCCAAGTCCCCTTCCTCGCCGACCTGGTCACCCTCGCCGACCCCGCCAGCCCCTGGTCCTTCCTCAACTACCTCAAGGACCGCGACCGCCTCTTCCCCTTCTACTTCGCCGAGCGCTTCCACATGCAGCGCGCCGAGTACGACGCCTACTGCCGCTGGGTCGCCGGCCGCCTCCCCGGACTCCACTTCGGCCACCAGGTCGATGCCGTCCGCTGGGACCCCGAACGCACCCTGTTCGAAGTCGACTTCACCCAGCTCGACAGCGAGGGAGAAGCCGAGGCCCTCGGCCGTACCCACACCCGCAACATCGTGCTCGGCGTCGGCACCGCACCCCACATCCCAGAGCCCCTCAAATCCCTCGTCGATGCCCCCGGCGTCCCCGTCATCCACGCCGCGGACTACCTCGCCCACCGCGAACGCTTCCTCACCGCCGAACACATCACCGTCATCGGCGCGGGGCAGTCGGGTGCCGAGGTCTTCCTCGACCTCCTGCGCAACCGGCCCGCAGGCCGCGAGAAGATCCACTGGCTCGCCCGCACCGAGGCCTTCGCCCCGATGGAGTACTCCAAGCTCGGCCTCGAACACTTCACCCCCGACTACACCCGCTACTTCCACGCCCTCGCCGAGCCCGTACGCGACCGGCTCGTCGCCGCCCAATGGCAACTCCACAAGGGCATCGACGCCGACACCATCGCCGCCATCCACGACGAGCTCTACCGCCGCACCCTCCACGGCGGCTGGCCCGACGCCGTCCTCACCCCCGCCGTCACCGTCCGCACCGCGGGCCTCGTCGCCACCACCCAGGTCGAACTCCACCTCGAACACGGCCAGCAGGGCGCCCGTACCCGCCTCGTCACCGACGCCGTGGTCCTCGCCACCGGCTACCGCGAACGTCCCCTCGGCCAGATCCTCGCCGGACTCGACCCCTACCTGCGCCGCGACAGCGCCGAACGCCCCCGCATCGACGATCAGTTCCGCCTGGCCCTCGACCCCTCCGTCCACGGCCGCGTCTACGTCCAGAACGCCGAACTCCACACCCACGGCGTCGGCGCCCCCGACCTCGGCCTCGCCGCCTGGCGCAGCGCCACCATCCTCAACTCGCTCACGGGCAAGGACCCCTACCCGCTCCCGCGCCGCACGGCCTTCACCACCTTCGGACTCGAACCCCACTCCCAGGTCCCGCCCGCCGGCCGCACCGCCCAGACCCTCACCCCGCTCGCCGACGGACGGTAAGAAGAAGACCCCGGACACGCGTCCGGGGTCCAGAAAACAGGCGTGCCAGAAAACAAGCAGGCCAGAAGACAGGCAGGCTAGAAGACAGGCGTGCCGTCCCGCGTGAGCTTCCAGTCCACCGAAGCGAACTCCTTCGGGTCGAGCACACCCTTCGCGGTCACCCACTCGGCGATCCGCGTACGGATCTCCGTCGACTCCGACCAGACCTCCTTCGCGGACGCCACATGCGGGAAGGCGCCGCCACCGTTCGCCCGGTAGTTGTTCACCGCGAACACGAACTGCTGCGCGTCGTCCAGCGCCGCACCGTTGTACGTCAGGTTCTTGATCCGCGAACCCTCCGCCTGCGCGATGTCGATGTCGTACCGGAGTCCCGACACATAGTCGTAGTTGTAGTCCGGACGGTTGTTCGCGTTGGTCAGCTTCTCCGTGTCGATCACGGCACCGGCCGACGTCCGCACGAAGTAGTTCGCCGAGTACTCCAGGTACGCCCGCACCTGCGCCCCCGTCAGCACCTTCGCGACCAGCGTGTTGTCGTACACGTACAGGCTCGACAGATCCCGGATCGTCACCTTGCCGGCCGGGATCTCGGAGGTGCGCGAGAACGGCGAGGCCTGCGCGATGACGGGCAGCGACGCGTACTCCGTGCCGACCAGCGCCGCCTTGACCACGTCCTCCTGCACCTTGGTGATCAGGTCGATGATCGGGGCGTCCTTGTAACGCGCCTCGACCGTCGTCAGCGTGTCCGTGGCCGTGCCGACGACCTGGTTGACGTACGCCACCACCAGATCGTGCTCGTCCTTCAGCAGCCGGGTGATCTTCGGGTCGTCGGCGACCGAGTTCGAGTTGCGGACCGCGGCCGCCACCGACTCGACCTGCCACTTCCCCTTCTCGAAGACCAGCTCGAAGTCGAACACCGACAGCCGCTCCGCATACGCCAGCGGCTCCGACAGCACCACCGTCCTGCCGGTCTTGGCGTTGGTGACCTTCAGCTCCGGGATCTCCACGTGCGCGTGCCCGACGAGAATCGCGTCGATCCCCGGCACCTGCTGGGCGACGAGCGCCGCCGAGTTCTCGACGTACGGCAGCTGGTCACCGTAGGAGGACGTGCCGGACGAACCGGAGTGCGCCGACACGACGACCACGTCCGCACCCATCGACCGCAGCTTCGGCACCCACTTCGCCGCCTGCTCCTCCAGACCAGGGAACGTCAACTTCCCCTGGACGTAAGCCTTGTCCCAGATCGCGATACCCGGGTTCGTCAGACCGAGCACCGCCACCTTCACCGACGGCGCGCCCGGCACGTGGAACGTCTTCATGAAGTACGGCGGGAAAGCCGGCTTCAGCGTCTTCGCGTCCAGCGCGTTCGCACCCAGCAGCGGGAAGCGGCACTGCGACTCGAACTTCCGCAGCGTCTCGATGCCGTAGTTGAACTCGTGGTTGCCCAGCGCCACCGCGTCATAGCCGATCGCGTTCATCGCCTGCGCCATCGGGTGCACCGGACCGCCCTTGGCGGTGATCGGGTCCACCTTCGCGTAGTAGTACGTCAGCGGGGTGCCCTGAATCGTGTCGCCCGCGTCCAGAAGGAGGGTGTTGCAACGCCCCTTCTCCTTGCGGATCTCGTTCACCAGTGTCGAGATCCGCGCCAGACCCTGCGCGTTGCCCGCGGTGTCCTTGTACTCCGCGTCCTTGAAGTAGTCCCAGTTGAAGACATGTCCGTGCAGATCCGTCGTGCCCATGACGGTGAGGGAGTACCGCTTCACGGGCTTCTTCTTACCCCCCGCCGCCGCCGAGGTGGCCGCCTGCGCGGGCGGAGCCGCGACCGCACCGGTCAACGCCACCCCCGCACCCGTCACGGCGGACTTCTTCAGGAACTTCCGGCGGTTCAACGGCATGTCTATGGCTCCTCGGGAAATGGTCAACGACGCGCGTAGATTCTGACCCACACATGACACTCCAGAACAGGTCCTGGAGGTTTCCATCTGGTGACCACCGGGCACCACGACCACCCTTCCGGTGACAGAGTGGGGCGTATGGCCCCCACCGCAGAGGAACCCCGACCCGCAGTCCCCTACGGAACCCCCGAATCACCCCGCATCGCAGTCCGCGGCGAAGCCCACCTCGAAGTCGACCCCGAGATCGCCCGCATCGGCATCACCGTCAGCGCCCGCGGCACCGACCGACGCGATGCCCTCGCCGACCTCACCCGCCGCAACGCCACCGCCATGGACCTCGTGAAGTCCTACGGAGACGCCGTCGAACGCCTCGAAACCGGCGCCTTCTCGATCAGTCCGGAACTCACCAAACACGGCCGCGGCGAACGTATCCGCGCCTACCACGGCCGCGTCCACCTCACCGCCGAACTCACCGACTTCACCGCACTCGGCGAGCTGACGACACGCCTCGCGGATCTCGACCTCACCCGGGTCGCCGGCCCCTGGTGGGCCCTGCGCCCCGACTCGCCCTCCCACCGCCAAGCCCGCCAGCAAGCGGTCCGCGAAGCCGTCCAACGCGCCCGTGAATATGCCGAAGCCCTCGGCACCACCCTCGCCGCCCTCGTCGAACTCGCCGACATCGGCGCCGAGAACGCCCAGCCCTTCCCCGCGGCCCCCGGCCGCGCCATGCGCTCCATGTCCTTCGCCGGCGGCGCCCCCGAAGAAGCCGCCCCCCTCGACCTCGAACCCGAGCGCCAACACATCTACGCCCAGGTCAACGCCCGATTCACGATGGCACCGCCGGAACTGTAAAGCGCGGACCGGTCGCCATAAAGTACCGACGCGCTCATCGGAGCACCCCCGCGCACAATTCAACTGTTGTCAATAAGGCTTCATGCAAAGGTTGTTGAGTAGTCATGCTGGACCAATTCTCTACCGACCGGTAAGGCCTAGGCTCAAACCATGCGCCGAGCGAAAATCGTCTGTACATTGGGCCCCGCCACCGACTCGTACGACCAGCTCAAAGCCCTGGTCGACGCCGGAATGGACGTAGCCCGCTTCAACCTCAGCCACGGCACCTACGCCGAACACGAGGAGCGCTACCAGCGCGTGCGAAAGGCCTCCGACGAGACCGGCCGCAGCGTCGGACTGCTCGCCGACCTTCAAGGCCCGAAGATCCGACTCGGCCGCTTCACCGAAGGCCCCGTACTCCTTGAACGCGGAGACACCTTCACCATCACCGTCGAAGAAGGCGCCGAGGGCGACCGCCTCACCTGCGGCACGACGTACTCGGGCCTCGCGGCCGATGTCACCCCCGGCGAACGCATCCTCGTCGACGACGGCAAGGTCTGCCTCGAAGTCACCGCCGTCGACGGCCCCCGCGTCCACACCACCGTCGTCGAAGGCGGCATGGTCTCCGACCACAAGGGCCTCAACCTCCCCGGCGTCGCCGTCTCCGTCCCCGCCCTCTCCGACAAGGACGAAGCGGACCTCCGCTGGGCCCTGCGCACCGGCTTCGACGTCATCGCCCTCTCCTTCGTCCGCAGCGGCCGCGACATCGACGACGTCCACCGCATCATGGACGAGGAAGGCCGCCGCCTCCCCGTCATCGCCAAGGTCGAGAAGCCCCAGGCGGTCGACGCGATCGACGACATCGTCGCCGCCTTCGACGGCATCATGGTCGCCCGCGGCGACCTGGGCGTCGAAATGCCCCTCGAACAGGTCCCGATCGTCCAGAAGCGCGCCATCAAGCTGGCCAAGCGCAACGCCAAGCCGGTCATCGTCGCCACCCAGATGCTCGACTCGATGATCGACAACTCCCGCCCCACCCGAGCCGAGGCGTCCGACGTCGCCAACGCCGTCATCGACGGCACGGACGCCGTGATGCTCTCCGGCGAGACGAGCGTCGGCAAGTACCCCGTGGAGACCGTCCGGACGATGTCCCGCATCGTCGAGGCCGCCGAGGAGGACATCCTCGCCAAGGGTCTGCCGCCCCTGACCGACCGGAACAAGCCCCGCACCCAGGGCGGTGCGGTCGCCCGCGCGGCGGCGGAGATGGGCGACTTCCTCGGCGCCAAGTTCCTCGTCGCCTTCACCCAGTCCGGCGACACGGTCCGCCGCCTGTCCCGCTACCGCTCCCCGATCCCCCTCCTCGCCTTCACCCCGACCCCGGCGACCCGCTCCCAGCTGAACCTGACCTGGGGCGTAGAAACGTTCCTGGGGCCGCACGTCGACTCCACCGACGCGATGGTCGACCAGGTGGACGAACTCCTCCTGAAGTACGGCCGCTGCAAGAAGGGCGACATCGTCGTCATCACCGCCGGCTCCCCGCCCGGCGTCTCGGGCACCACGAACCTCGTACGCGTCCACCACATCGGGGAGGACGACAGCCCCAAGTAGGTCCGGCTGTCAGTACTTGGGCCCGACGTGGGCGTCCATGAGAGCGACGGAGGCTTTGCGGGCGACGGAGATGTTGAACGGGTCGCTGCCGCGCGCCAGCGTCGTCCACTCGACGCCGACGTTGTCCAGGGTGTCGGTAAAGAGCTTCCGGATGTCGTCGGACTTGTTGGTGAAGAAATACCGGGGGTACTCATAGCGCTTGCGCTCACCGGCGACGAGGCGGGTCGTCCAGTTCGTGATGCGACAGCCATCGGAGTGGATGAGCCCGCGGATGAATTCCCACGGGTGAGCGTCGACGATTTCCTGTTGCCAGGGTTCGAGGACGATCGGGCGCTCGTGCTTCTTGCCGGGGCCGTGCTGGGGAAACAGGCAGTGCAGGTGTTTCGAGTAGACCTTCACGTTGCGGCAGCCTGTCTTGCGGACGCGACACACGGCGTTGTCGGGGAAGACCGCGCGCATGGCTTGCTCGCAGTCGTCCATGAGTCCGGGCCATGCTTCGCAGCACGTGATCATGAGATTGGGCACGCGGTGCTCGGAGTAGCGACTGATGTGGCCGTCGCCCAGATACAGGCCGAGTAGGTAGCTGTAGGCGGGCTCGTCGAGGTCTCGTCCATCGCACCGTGGGCACTTGGGGTCATGCTTCCCTGGGCACTCGCCGCGTTTCGCGCGGTCCATGTGCTTCCAGTAACTGACCGTCCCGAGCGGGACGTTGAATCGCCGTGCTACGTCCGCGTTCCGCGCGCCGTCGCGCAGTAGTGAGAGCGCCTGCTGTCGAACCTCAGTTCCGTGAAAGATCATGTGGCCACTCTGCGTTACTGATCGTGACCGTGCGCAGCAAAAAGCGGATGTTCACGAGAACGAGAACATCCGCTTAGCTGGAAAACTGTGCCGGGTGCGGGATTCGAACCCGCAAGCCCTCACGGGCAGAGGTGTTTGAGACCTCCGTGTATACCGTTCCACCAACCCGGCGTAAGTAGCTGCCCGGAAGCATACCGGGTCACCGCAGCTCGCTGCAGCTAGGTAGGCTCTTGGGCAGCAGCACTTGCCCGGCCCGTGAACGAGGAGCCCCCGTGACCGCCCCCGAGTCGCCCCAGCCCGTCGCCGACGACGACAAGTCGCACGTGCCTCCGCTGACGACCCGTGTCGTCATCGCCGAGGACGAGGCGCTGATCCGCCTCGACCTCAAAGAGATGCTCGAGGAAGAGGGCTACGCCGTCGTGGGAGAGGCGGGGGACGGGGAGCAGGCCGTCGAACTGGCCCGTGAGCACCGGCCCGACCTCGTGATCCTCGACGTCAAGATGCCCAAGCTGGACGGGATCTCGGCGGCCGAGAAGATCGCCGAGGAGGGCATCGCCCCCGTGCTGATGCTCACCGCGTTCTCGCAGCGCGACCTCGTCGAGCGGGCCCGCGACGCCGGCGCGATGGCGTACCTCGTGAAGCCCTTCAGCAAGAGCGACGTCGTACCGGCGATCGAGATGGCCGTCTCGCGGTTCACGGAGCTGAAGCAGCTGGAGAGGGAGGTTGCGGACCTCAGTCAGCGTCTGGAGACGCGGAAGCTGGTGGACCGGGCCAAGTCCGTGCTCCAGACGGAATATGGGCTGACGGAGCCCGCCGCGTTCCGGTGGATCCAGAAGACCTCCATGGACCGCCGTATGTCCATGCAGCAGGTCGCCGAGGCGGTCATCGCGGACGCCGAGGAGAAGAAGGCCTCCAAGGGTTAGGGAGGGCGGGGCGCCCCGTTTCGGGGTGCAGTGGCTTGCCCGCGCGAGCCCGGCGACCGCGTGTCAGGCTGGTTTCGGGGCCGCGTGGCCTTCGGGGCGGCAAGGCAGCAAAGGAGACGGCGCGTGGAAGAGAAGGCGTTCGTCCAAGCGGTGTCGGAACGTACGGGCCTGACTCGGCAGGAGTCGGCCGATCTCACGCGTGCCACGCTCGAGACGCTCGCCCATCGGCTGAGCTCGGGTGAGGCGCGGAACCTGGCGCTGGAGCTCCCGGAGGGTCTGGCGGAGTCCGTTCGGCGGGGTGCGACCGCCGAGATCGAGCGCTTCGACTACGACGAGCTCGTGCGGCGTGTGGCGGCGCGCAACGTACTCAAGCCGGACGAGGCCGACAGCGGCGTCCGTGCCGTGCTGGTCACGCTCCGTGAGGCGATCAGCGAGAAGGAGTTCGGCCACGCGATGTCGCAACTCGGTGCCGACTTCACCAGGCCGATCGAGAATTTCGCCGGTTGATTCCGCGCCTTTCGGCGACGGCAGCCAGCGAGTGACGAAGAGGCCCACGCCCCCCGGCTGGGGGGCGCGGGCCTCTTCGTGTGTCGGCCGTACGGTCGTACGGCCGGAGCCTGGTCTCAGTCCTCGCCCAGGTAGGCCTTGCGCACCGACTCGTCGTGCAGCAGGTCCTGACCGGTGCCGGAGAGGACGATGTTGCCGACCTCCATGACGTGTCCCTGATCGGCGAGGGAGAGCGCCGCCTGGGCGTTCTGCTCGACGAGGAGGATGGTCGTGCCGTCGGCCTTGAGTTCGGCGATGGTGGCCATGATCTTCTGCATCATGATCGGCGAGAGGCCCATGGAGGGTTCGTCGAGCATGAGCAGCTTGGGCTGGGACATGAGCGCGCGGCCCATGGCCAGCATCTGCTGCTCGCCGCCGGAGAGGGTTCCCGCGGCCTGCTTGCGGCGTTCACCCAGGATGGGGAAGAGGTCGTAGGCGCGCTGGATGTCCTTCTCGATGCCCGCCTTGTCGGAGCGCAGGAACGCGCCGAGCTGGAGGTTCTCGGTGATCGTCAGCCGGGGGAAGATGTGGCGTCCCTCGGGGGAGTGGGCGAGGCCCAGGGAGACGATCTTGTGGGCGGGGATGTTGCTGAGGGGTTTGCCGTCGAAGGTGATGCGGCCCCCGGTGGGCTTGAGGAGCCCGGAGAGGGTGCGCAGGGTGGTCGTCTTGCCGGCGCCGTTGGTGCCGATGAGGGTGACGATCTGGCCGGCTTCGACGGAGAAGGAGATGCCCTTGACGGCTTCGATCTTGCCGTAGGCGACCTTGAGGTCTTCGACCTCGAGCAGTGCGGTCACTGGGCGTTTCCTTCCTTGCTGGTGGTGCCCTCCGCGGCGGCGTCGCTCTCGGCGGCCTCAGGAGTCTCGGTGACCTCGGGAGCCTCGGCGGCCTCGGGGGCTTCCGCGGCCTCGGGAGTGTCCGTGGCCTCCGCCGCCTCGGCGGCTTCGACCTCGGCGACCTCTTCCGCGCCGGGGGCGCCCTCGAAGGGGGTGCCGAGGTAGGCGGCGATGACGCGTTCGTCGCCCTGGACGACCTCGGAGGTGCCCTCGACGAGCTTCTCGCCCTGGACGAGGCAGGCGACGCGGTCGGACAGGTTGAAGATGAAGCGCATGTCGTGCTCGATGACGAGGACGGCGATGCCCCTGTCGCGGATGGCGAAGACGAGGTCTTCGGTCGCGCGTGTCTCCTGGGGGTTCATGCCGGCCGTGGGCTCGTCCAGGAGCAGCAGTCCCGGTTCGCTCGCCATGGCGCGGGCGATTTCGAGCTTGCGCTGTTCGCCGTAGGGGAGGTTGCGGGAGAGGTGGTCGGCCTTGTGGTCGAGGCCGATGAACTCCAGCAGTTCCATGGCGCGTTCGCGGGAGGCGGCTTCTGCCTTGCGGAAGCCGGGGCCGCGCAGGAGGGCCGACCAGAGGCCTTCCTTGGTCCTGGTGTGGCGGCCGACGAGCACGTTCTCCAGGACGGTCATGTTGGCGAAGAGCCGGATGTTCTGGAAGGTGCGGGCGATGCCGGCGCTGGTGACGAGGTGGGGCTTGGGCGGGAGGACGGTGCCCTTGTAGGAGACCTTGCCCTCGGTCGGCACGTACAGGCCGGTGAGGCAGTTGAAGAAGGTGGTCTTGCCCGCGCCGTTGGGGCCGATGAGGCCGACGATCTCGCCGGAGTTGACGGTGAGGTCGACGCTGCGGACGGCGGTGAGGCCGCCGAAGCGCATGGTGACGCCGCTGGCCTCGAGTACGGGGCTGGTGGCCGTGGTGGTGGTCATGTGGGTCACGCCCCTGCCTTGGTGACGCCGACAGTGGAGTCGGGCAGGCCTTGTTCGGGGATGTCGATGCTGTCGTCGGACTCGTGGAATTCGAGCTGGCGGCGGCGGTTGGCGATGATGCCTTCGGGGCGGAAGCGCATGAGGACCACGAGCGCGATGCCGAAGGCGAAGAGCTGGTACTCCTTCAGGAAGCCGAGCTTCTCGGGGAGGAGGTAGAGCA is a window of Streptomyces mirabilis DNA encoding:
- a CDS encoding bifunctional metallophosphatase/5'-nucleotidase yields the protein MPLNRRKFLKKSAVTGAGVALTGAVAAPPAQAATSAAAGGKKKPVKRYSLTVMGTTDLHGHVFNWDYFKDAEYKDTAGNAQGLARISTLVNEIRKEKGRCNTLLLDAGDTIQGTPLTYYYAKVDPITAKGGPVHPMAQAMNAIGYDAVALGNHEFNYGIETLRKFESQCRFPLLGANALDAKTLKPAFPPYFMKTFHVPGAPSVKVAVLGLTNPGIAIWDKAYVQGKLTFPGLEEQAAKWVPKLRSMGADVVVVSAHSGSSGTSSYGDQLPYVENSAALVAQQVPGIDAILVGHAHVEIPELKVTNAKTGRTVVLSEPLAYAERLSVFDFELVFEKGKWQVESVAAAVRNSNSVADDPKITRLLKDEHDLVVAYVNQVVGTATDTLTTVEARYKDAPIIDLITKVQEDVVKAALVGTEYASLPVIAQASPFSRTSEIPAGKVTIRDLSSLYVYDNTLVAKVLTGAQVRAYLEYSANYFVRTSAGAVIDTEKLTNANNRPDYNYDYVSGLRYDIDIAQAEGSRIKNLTYNGAALDDAQQFVFAVNNYRANGGGAFPHVASAKEVWSESTEIRTRIAEWVTAKGVLDPKEFASVDWKLTRDGTPVF
- a CDS encoding SIMPL domain-containing protein; the encoded protein is MAPTAEEPRPAVPYGTPESPRIAVRGEAHLEVDPEIARIGITVSARGTDRRDALADLTRRNATAMDLVKSYGDAVERLETGAFSISPELTKHGRGERIRAYHGRVHLTAELTDFTALGELTTRLADLDLTRVAGPWWALRPDSPSHRQARQQAVREAVQRAREYAEALGTTLAALVELADIGAENAQPFPAAPGRAMRSMSFAGGAPEEAAPLDLEPERQHIYAQVNARFTMAPPEL
- the pyk gene encoding pyruvate kinase; amino-acid sequence: MRRAKIVCTLGPATDSYDQLKALVDAGMDVARFNLSHGTYAEHEERYQRVRKASDETGRSVGLLADLQGPKIRLGRFTEGPVLLERGDTFTITVEEGAEGDRLTCGTTYSGLAADVTPGERILVDDGKVCLEVTAVDGPRVHTTVVEGGMVSDHKGLNLPGVAVSVPALSDKDEADLRWALRTGFDVIALSFVRSGRDIDDVHRIMDEEGRRLPVIAKVEKPQAVDAIDDIVAAFDGIMVARGDLGVEMPLEQVPIVQKRAIKLAKRNAKPVIVATQMLDSMIDNSRPTRAEASDVANAVIDGTDAVMLSGETSVGKYPVETVRTMSRIVEAAEEDILAKGLPPLTDRNKPRTQGGAVARAAAEMGDFLGAKFLVAFTQSGDTVRRLSRYRSPIPLLAFTPTPATRSQLNLTWGVETFLGPHVDSTDAMVDQVDELLLKYGRCKKGDIVVITAGSPPGVSGTTNLVRVHHIGEDDSPK
- a CDS encoding helix-turn-helix domain-containing protein, giving the protein MIFHGTEVRQQALSLLRDGARNADVARRFNVPLGTVSYWKHMDRAKRGECPGKHDPKCPRCDGRDLDEPAYSYLLGLYLGDGHISRYSEHRVPNLMITCCEAWPGLMDDCEQAMRAVFPDNAVCRVRKTGCRNVKVYSKHLHCLFPQHGPGKKHERPIVLEPWQQEIVDAHPWEFIRGLIHSDGCRITNWTTRLVAGERKRYEYPRYFFTNKSDDIRKLFTDTLDNVGVEWTTLARGSDPFNISVARKASVALMDAHVGPKY
- a CDS encoding ANTAR domain-containing response regulator; the encoded protein is MTAPESPQPVADDDKSHVPPLTTRVVIAEDEALIRLDLKEMLEEEGYAVVGEAGDGEQAVELAREHRPDLVILDVKMPKLDGISAAEKIAEEGIAPVLMLTAFSQRDLVERARDAGAMAYLVKPFSKSDVVPAIEMAVSRFTELKQLEREVADLSQRLETRKLVDRAKSVLQTEYGLTEPAAFRWIQKTSMDRRMSMQQVAEAVIADAEEKKASKG
- a CDS encoding DUF2267 domain-containing protein; protein product: MEEKAFVQAVSERTGLTRQESADLTRATLETLAHRLSSGEARNLALELPEGLAESVRRGATAEIERFDYDELVRRVAARNVLKPDEADSGVRAVLVTLREAISEKEFGHAMSQLGADFTRPIENFAG